A stretch of the Deltaproteobacteria bacterium genome encodes the following:
- a CDS encoding DHH family phosphoesterase yields the protein MDQEHPIMEHPFAKSVSQVEKYKKLLEIIAPDDVLAIVINADPDAIASAMALKRLFWRRVKKVHIYRTNVIKRADNLALVRLLKVDLVYFREHPEGITRWAIVDSQPHHDERLARHRFDIIIDHHPPGDLSVAPFVDIREQYGANSSIMTEYLKAARIKPSPKLATALFYGIKTDTDNFARNSILGDIEAFKYLYRFANINTIKKLEFSEITRGTLKSIKFAIDNLSLYKDRAFIFMGRVKEPDLLVIIADFFLRMAEATWCIVAGVYGQRLIVIFRNAGFRLDAGKVAQRLFGEWGPAGGHKSAARAEISIQDLPGGLNDMERISEFLRDRIKAI from the coding sequence ATGGACCAGGAACATCCCATCATGGAGCATCCATTTGCAAAGTCTGTTTCCCAGGTGGAAAAGTACAAAAAATTGTTGGAGATTATTGCTCCTGATGATGTGCTGGCTATTGTCATAAACGCGGATCCGGATGCTATCGCCAGCGCCATGGCCTTGAAACGGCTTTTTTGGAGAAGGGTTAAGAAGGTTCATATTTACCGCACTAATGTCATCAAGAGGGCGGATAATTTGGCCCTGGTCAGGCTGTTGAAGGTCGATCTGGTATATTTCAGGGAACACCCCGAAGGTATCACCAGGTGGGCGATCGTCGATTCCCAGCCTCACCATGATGAACGATTGGCCAGGCATCGATTCGACATCATTATCGACCACCATCCGCCCGGTGATCTATCCGTTGCCCCTTTCGTGGATATCAGGGAACAGTATGGGGCAAATTCAAGCATCATGACCGAGTACTTAAAAGCGGCCCGGATCAAACCCTCCCCCAAACTGGCCACGGCGCTTTTTTACGGGATCAAGACAGATACGGATAATTTCGCCCGAAACTCGATACTGGGGGATATCGAGGCATTCAAGTACCTGTACCGGTTCGCCAATATCAATACCATCAAAAAACTTGAATTTTCTGAGATCACCCGGGGTACCCTGAAGAGTATCAAATTCGCCATCGACAACCTGAGCCTATACAAGGACCGGGCCTTCATATTCATGGGACGTGTTAAAGAACCGGACCTCCTCGTCATCATCGCCGATTTTTTTCTTCGAATGGCCGAGGCCACATGGTGTATTGTGGCGGGAGTTTACGGCCAGAGGCTTATTGTGATTTTCAGAAATGCGGGGTTTCGCCTGGATGCAGGAAAAGTCGCCCAAAGACTGTTCGGGGAATGGGGACCGGCGGGAGGACATAAAAGCGCGGCTAGGGCTGAGATCTCCATCCAGGATCTCCCTGGGGGACTTAATGATATGGAAAGAATTAGTGAATTTTTACGTGATCGGATCAAGGCGATCTAG
- a CDS encoding UPF0182 family protein produces the protein MMKKKVLLGAGLLLFFILWVVASFYPDWLWFNNLRYTSVFWPSALGKTGFGAAIWIAFLGIIFINLKIAKAISSKNEYKEPVKNTVEGFSQHPLSGKTLDTLILVLVLVASLIIATKGAKQWPMVLSYFYQQPFDIKDPVFGRDIGFYVFSLPFYLTLQYGLLLIVGFSGLLSAMWYLKDGVLQIVEEPVEHTGKSVGIPRIRIAPSAAKHLLFICGILLLLIAWGYQLKVPGLLYSTKGPAFGASYTDVHVRMPAYRVIIILTLATGILFLSSAYRSSRKFLWKAGIGWLAAVFVLGTVIPGMVQKFVVKPNELVKEGTYIGYNIAFTRKGYDLEKIREVRFPVDNRLEREDLRRYRGTVENIRIWDERPLLQTYRQIQSIRLYYDFNNVDVDRYTVGGHYRQVMLAARELLVDKLPPQANTWVNRHLIYTHGYGVATSPVNEVTREGLPRLLIKDLPPEGVPELEITRPEIYFGERTDEYVLVNTKAKEFDYPKGDRNVYATYVGKGGVPLTGVLRRLVYAIEFKDPQIFFTNYLTPESRILYNRKIERRVRAIAPFLEYDRDPYLVIAGGRLFWILDAYTTSDMYPYSHRSYSHFGNKGVNYIRNSVKVVIDAYNGRVQFFKMDEKDPILNTYERIFPGLFKPLSEMPDEIKGHLRYPRDLFELQAETYGIYHMQDIQVFYNQEDLWQVPDEIYGGIRRKMKPYYIIISLPGEKREEFLLMLPFTPSKKDNMIGWLAARSDMPNYGNLVVYKLPKEKLVYGPMQIEARIDQQTDISRELSLWDQRGSRVIRGNMLAIPIRNTFLYIEPVYLEAKQEREETAPASNQRTRLKKGQARRSKDGITRSPTEGKGAAALPELKRVIAALGNRVVMEEDLEKALAKLIRVTSGAEDRGTLHPSTTTRGDVGGLAESALEHYRRAKKNLQNGDWAGFGRELEYLEKILKDMSGQKSREN, from the coding sequence ATGATGAAAAAAAAGGTGCTCCTGGGGGCAGGCCTCCTCTTGTTTTTCATACTGTGGGTCGTGGCCTCATTTTATCCGGACTGGCTGTGGTTCAACAATCTCCGTTACACCTCCGTATTCTGGCCCTCCGCCCTGGGCAAGACTGGGTTTGGAGCCGCCATCTGGATCGCTTTTCTGGGGATTATCTTCATAAACCTCAAAATTGCCAAGGCCATCAGTTCAAAGAACGAATACAAAGAACCGGTCAAAAACACGGTTGAAGGCTTCTCCCAACACCCCCTCTCGGGCAAGACCCTGGATACCCTGATCCTGGTGCTGGTACTGGTCGCCAGTTTGATCATCGCCACAAAGGGAGCCAAGCAATGGCCCATGGTCTTATCCTATTTTTATCAACAGCCCTTTGATATCAAGGATCCGGTCTTCGGCAGAGATATAGGATTCTATGTTTTCTCCTTGCCCTTTTATCTGACACTACAGTATGGCCTTTTGCTCATCGTGGGTTTTTCAGGCCTTCTTTCGGCCATGTGGTACCTCAAAGACGGAGTACTCCAGATTGTTGAAGAACCGGTGGAGCATACCGGTAAGTCCGTTGGAATACCCAGAATCAGGATTGCTCCCAGTGCTGCGAAGCACCTTCTTTTCATCTGCGGAATCCTGCTCCTGCTCATCGCCTGGGGATATCAGCTTAAGGTTCCCGGGCTTCTCTATTCCACAAAGGGACCCGCCTTCGGAGCCAGCTATACTGATGTTCATGTCAGGATGCCGGCCTACCGAGTCATCATCATCCTGACCCTGGCAACCGGTATCCTTTTCTTGTCATCCGCTTACAGGTCGAGCCGAAAATTCCTTTGGAAGGCTGGTATAGGATGGTTGGCGGCCGTATTTGTTTTGGGCACCGTGATCCCGGGAATGGTCCAGAAGTTCGTGGTCAAGCCCAACGAACTCGTCAAGGAAGGGACCTATATCGGTTACAACATCGCATTCACCCGAAAAGGATATGATCTCGAAAAAATCAGGGAGGTCCGTTTTCCTGTCGATAACCGGCTCGAAAGAGAGGATCTCAGGCGTTATAGGGGAACCGTTGAAAACATCCGTATATGGGATGAACGCCCTTTGCTCCAGACCTACCGCCAGATCCAATCCATTCGGCTTTACTATGATTTCAATAACGTCGACGTGGATCGATATACAGTGGGTGGTCATTACAGACAAGTTATGCTGGCGGCCAGGGAGTTGCTGGTCGATAAACTTCCTCCCCAAGCGAATACCTGGGTCAATCGCCATCTCATCTATACCCATGGATATGGGGTGGCGACGAGTCCGGTCAATGAAGTAACCAGGGAGGGACTTCCCCGCCTCCTCATCAAGGATCTTCCTCCTGAAGGCGTGCCGGAGCTGGAAATCACAAGGCCTGAGATCTACTTCGGCGAAAGGACTGACGAATATGTTCTGGTCAATACAAAGGCGAAGGAGTTCGATTATCCTAAAGGAGACAGGAATGTTTACGCCACTTACGTGGGAAAGGGCGGGGTTCCATTAACCGGTGTTTTGAGAAGGCTGGTATATGCCATTGAGTTCAAAGATCCCCAGATCTTTTTCACAAATTACCTCACTCCCGAGAGCAGGATCTTATACAATAGGAAGATTGAGCGCAGGGTGAGGGCCATCGCTCCATTTCTGGAGTATGATCGGGATCCCTATCTGGTGATAGCAGGCGGGAGGCTTTTCTGGATCCTGGATGCCTACACCACATCCGACATGTATCCTTATTCCCATCGTTCTTATTCTCATTTCGGGAATAAGGGCGTCAATTACATCCGCAATTCGGTAAAGGTTGTTATCGACGCCTATAACGGGAGGGTTCAATTTTTCAAGATGGATGAAAAGGACCCCATCCTCAACACATATGAACGTATCTTCCCCGGTCTGTTCAAACCGCTCTCTGAGATGCCGGACGAGATCAAAGGGCATCTCCGCTATCCCAGGGACCTGTTCGAGCTGCAGGCCGAAACCTATGGAATCTACCACATGCAGGATATCCAGGTTTTTTACAATCAAGAGGATTTGTGGCAGGTCCCTGATGAAATTTACGGTGGAATCCGTCGGAAAATGAAACCTTACTACATCATCATTTCGCTCCCAGGTGAGAAGAGGGAAGAATTCTTGCTAATGCTTCCTTTCACACCTTCAAAAAAGGACAACATGATCGGGTGGCTTGCCGCCAGGAGTGACATGCCGAATTACGGTAATCTTGTCGTGTACAAGTTACCCAAAGAGAAGCTTGTCTATGGTCCCATGCAGATTGAGGCGAGGATCGACCAACAGACCGACATTTCGCGTGAGTTGAGCCTCTGGGATCAAAGGGGCTCCAGGGTGATCAGGGGGAACATGCTTGCCATTCCGATCCGTAACACCTTCCTTTACATCGAACCGGTCTATTTAGAGGCAAAGCAGGAAAGGGAGGAAACTGCACCAGCCAGCAATCAAAGGACCCGATTGAAAAAAGGACAGGCGAGGAGGAGCAAGGATGGGATCACCCGATCCCCCACAGAGGGGAAAGGCGCCGCCGCCCTTCCGGAACTGAAGAGAGTAATCGCTGCCCTGGGAAATCGGGTAGTGATGGAAGAGGATTTGGAAAAGGCCCTTGCCAAGCTGATCAGGGTGACATCGGGAGCGGAAGATCGTGGAACCTTGCATCCATCGACGACAACACGGGGCGATGTTGGCGGACTCGCTGAATCCGCCCTCGAACATTACCGCCGTGCCAAGAAAAATCTGCAAAACGGCGACTGGGCAGGCTTTGGGAGAGAACTCGAATACTTGGAAAAAATCTTGAAAGACATGTCCGGCCAGAAATCCCGGGAAAATTGA
- a CDS encoding sugar phosphate isomerase/epimerase, with translation MSTTADSMEKEILRSIHVNIPFTLLYDSYLPRFIQERLNPEVGIDAHALDHYSASEFRAVGETLRRNGLEVTLHCPFLDLSPGSLDPAVREVTRKRLEQTLDLLPFFEPRAVVCHAGYDERRYGFFKEKWIAFSLETWSWMAPRVRYEGSKLMLENVYEGDPRDLLDLFQALSGLDVGFCLDTGHMWAFGRKPLEEWLGVLGTHLQHLHLHDNDGGSDEHLALGRGTIEFRPLFQFLKHLKGTRPLVTLEPHREPDLSVSLEYLKQHWPWKGGA, from the coding sequence ATGTCAACGACGGCGGATTCCATGGAAAAAGAAATCCTTCGTTCCATCCATGTCAATATTCCATTCACCTTGCTATACGACTCTTATCTCCCGCGGTTCATCCAGGAGCGGCTGAATCCTGAAGTTGGCATCGACGCCCATGCACTGGATCATTATTCCGCATCGGAATTCCGCGCCGTTGGGGAGACATTACGAAGAAACGGGCTGGAGGTCACTCTGCACTGCCCTTTCCTTGATCTCTCTCCAGGTTCACTGGACCCTGCCGTAAGGGAGGTGACCCGGAAACGTCTTGAACAAACCCTGGATCTCCTCCCATTTTTCGAGCCCAGGGCCGTGGTTTGTCATGCGGGTTACGATGAGAGACGATATGGATTTTTCAAGGAAAAGTGGATCGCCTTCAGTCTCGAGACATGGAGCTGGATGGCGCCTCGTGTCAGGTACGAGGGATCGAAACTGATGCTGGAGAATGTCTACGAGGGGGATCCTCGAGATCTCCTTGATCTTTTTCAGGCATTGTCGGGACTGGATGTCGGTTTTTGCCTGGATACGGGGCACATGTGGGCCTTTGGCCGAAAGCCCCTTGAAGAATGGCTGGGGGTGCTGGGGACCCACCTGCAGCACCTTCACCTCCATGACAACGATGGAGGATCAGATGAACATCTTGCCCTTGGGAGGGGGACCATCGAATTTCGTCCCCTTTTTCAGTTCTTGAAACACCTGAAAGGGACACGACCCTTGGTGACTCTTGAACCCCACAGGGAACCGGATCTTTCGGTCAGCCTTGAATACTTGAAACAACATTGGCCCTGGAAAGGGGGGGCATGA
- the lgt gene encoding prolipoprotein diacylglyceryl transferase produces the protein MQPDLFTIGSLTLHAHGLFMALGFTVAILTTAWIAKTEGTTSHTVLGSALVMGLGAIIGSRILYVILSPAYFRYHPFEILKVWEGGLVFVGGMVFGAACLAWYTRLKGLSFLSTADLWVPAVALGEGIGRIGCLAAGCCYGKITGLPWGIVFSNPRSLAPLHVPLHPTQLYASLSGFLIFGILLFLHARKKFTGQLLLWYLILHSTSTLLVEKFRGDYRWLIPGTEMTFTQLISLLILIGSAILLLFIKPSDQQNQRE, from the coding sequence ATGCAACCTGATCTTTTCACCATCGGATCCCTGACACTCCATGCCCATGGCCTTTTCATGGCCCTGGGATTCACCGTTGCCATCTTAACAACGGCCTGGATTGCAAAGACAGAAGGAACCACTTCACACACGGTCCTGGGATCGGCGCTGGTCATGGGCCTTGGCGCCATCATCGGTTCGAGGATCCTATATGTCATTCTCAGTCCAGCCTATTTCCGGTATCATCCCTTTGAAATCCTAAAAGTCTGGGAGGGGGGGCTCGTATTTGTCGGTGGGATGGTCTTCGGCGCTGCTTGCCTTGCATGGTATACAAGGCTGAAAGGACTTTCTTTTTTATCCACTGCAGATTTGTGGGTACCGGCGGTCGCCCTGGGAGAGGGGATCGGGAGAATCGGTTGTCTTGCGGCGGGCTGTTGTTATGGAAAAATTACCGGGTTGCCATGGGGAATCGTTTTTTCCAACCCTCGGTCCCTGGCCCCGCTTCACGTTCCGCTTCATCCAACGCAACTCTATGCGTCATTGAGCGGCTTCCTCATCTTCGGTATTCTGCTCTTTCTTCACGCCAGAAAGAAATTCACCGGCCAGTTGCTGTTATGGTACTTAATCCTGCACAGTACTTCCACACTGCTTGTTGAGAAATTCAGGGGCGACTACCGCTGGTTGATCCCGGGCACCGAGATGACCTTTACCCAATTGATCAGCCTCTTGATCCTCATTGGCTCTGCGATCCTTCTCCTCTTCATCAAGCCGTCAGATCAACAAAACCAAAGGGAATAA
- the ileS gene encoding isoleucine--tRNA ligase, which produces MDYKATLNLPRTDFPMKANLVKREPEMIARWERDNLYQRIREVSKGRKRYMLHDGPPYANGHIHMGTAFNKVLKDIIIKSKQMAGFDAPYVPGWDCHGLPIEHKVDMELGEKKAELSQVEIRRHCRRYAEKFIDIQREEFKRLGVFGEWDRPYLTMNYPYEATIVRECGKFALNGSLVRSKKPIYWCISCQTALAEAEVEYEEHTSPSIFVKFPMISDLSEIFPSLRGKKVSMIIWTTTPWTIPANLAIALHPDFDYVAVEVGGEEVFILAEGLTNICMDTFGIDSYEILERFRATQIEGLKAKHPLYDKESVIVLAPYVTLDAGTGCVHTAPGHGREDYETGLEYELEVYSPVDDAGRFTSDVKLFSGMNVFEANPAINQALRERGVLLKEEPITHEYPHCWRCKKPVIFRSTEQWFISMEKNDLRKKALQAIREVNWIPSWGEDRIYGLIANRPDWCISRQRAWGVPITLFYCRECNAVVVSEEIIEHVANKVEQAGADIWFMESEEELLPPGTSCPQCGATKFTKETDILDVWFDSGVSYAAVMEKREYLNSPADLYLEGSDQHRGWFHSSLLCSVGTRGHAPYRNVLTHGFVVDGTGKAMHKSAGNVISPEELIRDYGAEIIRLWVAGEDYRDNIRLSGEILQRLTEAYRRIRNTCRFLLGNLNDFEPDRDSVPYSEMEELDRWALNRLQEMNERVLRAYEQFEYHPVFHNIHNFCVLDLSSFYLDIIKDRLYVSPPKSKERRSAQTALNEILEVLVRLMAPIFSFTADEVWQYMKGNDRLPSVHMDLFVPVKEEYKDPNLAEAWDTLIRIRKEVTKALEISRKDKKIGHSLDASVTLGVSDELIKKLEPYKEQLRYIFIVSSVDIVPGAQLDSTPECEEFPGLKVIVEPSADKKCERCWIHDPTVGESPEHPGICKRCLDALQEAGYIVK; this is translated from the coding sequence ATGGATTATAAGGCTACTCTCAATCTTCCCCGCACTGACTTTCCTATGAAAGCCAACCTGGTGAAGCGTGAACCCGAAATGATCGCTCGATGGGAACGGGACAACCTGTACCAACGAATCCGGGAGGTATCCAAGGGGCGGAAACGATACATGCTCCACGACGGTCCTCCTTATGCCAACGGGCACATCCACATGGGCACGGCCTTCAACAAGGTCCTCAAGGACATCATAATCAAGTCCAAGCAAATGGCGGGTTTCGATGCACCTTACGTGCCTGGATGGGATTGCCATGGCCTGCCCATCGAGCACAAGGTGGACATGGAACTGGGAGAGAAAAAGGCCGAGCTTTCCCAGGTAGAGATCAGACGCCATTGCCGCCGATACGCCGAGAAATTCATCGACATTCAGAGGGAAGAATTCAAGAGACTCGGGGTTTTTGGAGAATGGGACAGGCCCTACCTGACCATGAACTATCCCTATGAAGCTACCATCGTGCGGGAATGTGGGAAATTCGCCTTAAACGGAAGCCTCGTGAGGAGCAAGAAGCCCATCTATTGGTGTATCTCCTGTCAGACTGCCCTGGCCGAAGCGGAGGTGGAATACGAGGAACATACCTCCCCCTCTATTTTTGTAAAATTTCCTATGATTTCGGACCTCTCGGAGATTTTTCCTTCTCTTCGTGGAAAGAAAGTCTCCATGATCATCTGGACCACGACCCCTTGGACCATTCCGGCCAATCTGGCCATCGCCCTTCACCCCGATTTCGATTACGTGGCTGTTGAAGTCGGCGGGGAGGAGGTCTTCATCCTGGCCGAGGGTCTCACCAATATCTGCATGGATACTTTCGGCATCGACTCCTACGAAATCCTCGAGAGATTCAGGGCCACGCAGATCGAAGGCCTGAAGGCCAAACATCCGCTCTATGATAAGGAATCGGTGATCGTGTTGGCCCCTTACGTCACTCTCGATGCAGGTACGGGCTGTGTCCATACGGCTCCGGGTCATGGTCGAGAGGATTATGAAACAGGGCTGGAATACGAACTGGAAGTCTACTCACCGGTGGACGATGCCGGCCGTTTTACGAGCGATGTCAAGCTTTTCTCCGGCATGAACGTCTTTGAGGCCAATCCGGCGATCAATCAAGCCTTACGAGAGCGGGGAGTTCTCTTGAAAGAGGAGCCCATCACCCATGAATACCCCCATTGCTGGCGGTGTAAAAAACCCGTGATTTTCAGGTCCACCGAGCAGTGGTTCATATCCATGGAAAAGAACGACCTCCGGAAAAAGGCCCTCCAGGCCATCCGGGAGGTCAACTGGATTCCCTCCTGGGGAGAGGACCGCATTTACGGGCTCATCGCCAACCGCCCGGACTGGTGTATCTCCCGCCAGCGGGCCTGGGGTGTTCCTATCACTCTCTTCTATTGCAGGGAATGCAATGCTGTTGTGGTTTCAGAAGAGATCATCGAGCATGTGGCAAACAAGGTGGAACAGGCCGGAGCCGACATCTGGTTTATGGAATCGGAAGAAGAACTCCTGCCCCCGGGGACCTCTTGCCCGCAATGCGGTGCCACAAAATTTACCAAGGAAACGGACATATTGGATGTATGGTTCGATTCCGGGGTCAGTTATGCCGCGGTCATGGAAAAAAGGGAGTACCTGAACAGCCCGGCGGATCTCTACCTGGAAGGAAGTGACCAGCACCGGGGCTGGTTCCATAGTTCCCTTCTCTGCTCCGTAGGAACACGGGGCCATGCCCCTTACAGAAACGTCCTGACACACGGTTTCGTCGTGGACGGCACGGGTAAGGCCATGCACAAGTCCGCGGGAAACGTCATCTCACCCGAGGAGCTCATCCGTGACTATGGCGCTGAAATCATCCGGCTATGGGTTGCCGGGGAAGATTACCGGGACAATATTCGGCTTTCAGGGGAAATCCTTCAGCGATTGACGGAAGCCTACCGTCGCATTCGGAACACCTGCCGATTCCTCCTTGGAAACCTGAACGACTTTGAGCCGGACCGGGACAGTGTGCCTTACAGTGAGATGGAAGAGTTGGATCGTTGGGCCCTCAATCGACTGCAGGAAATGAACGAACGGGTGCTCCGAGCCTATGAACAATTCGAATACCATCCTGTATTCCATAACATCCACAATTTCTGCGTGCTGGACCTTTCCTCCTTCTACCTGGATATCATCAAGGACAGGCTCTATGTGTCTCCTCCCAAATCCAAGGAAAGGCGATCAGCTCAAACGGCCCTCAACGAGATCCTGGAGGTCCTGGTCAGGCTCATGGCCCCTATCTTCTCCTTTACGGCAGACGAAGTTTGGCAATATATGAAGGGAAATGATCGACTCCCCAGCGTCCACATGGACCTCTTCGTTCCAGTAAAGGAAGAATACAAGGATCCCAACCTGGCCGAGGCATGGGACACGCTGATCAGAATCCGCAAAGAGGTCACCAAGGCACTGGAAATATCGAGGAAAGACAAGAAGATCGGTCATTCACTGGATGCTTCCGTGACCCTCGGGGTATCTGATGAATTAATCAAGAAATTGGAACCTTACAAGGAACAACTCCGCTACATCTTCATCGTCTCCTCCGTGGACATTGTACCCGGCGCCCAGCTCGATTCGACCCCGGAATGCGAGGAATTCCCCGGTTTAAAAGTGATCGTGGAACCTTCAGCTGACAAAAAATGCGAGCGATGCTGGATCCATGATCCTACGGTGGGTGAGAGCCCTGAACACCCGGGAATTTGCAAGCGTTGCCTGGATGCGTTGCAGGAAGCTGGATACATAGTGAAATGA
- a CDS encoding LysM peptidoglycan-binding domain-containing protein: MQEKEQGRLCRFFLGLMIAGAVIFFVSSFSSAFEDTYTVQEGDTLWSICETYYGDANLWPKLWEMNPFITNPHFLRPGDRIRLLERAPVEKPKSCSASEPVQPEPFTEMAGINVSSLTTISTIGRLSREKVQPWGTIFSSYSSKLMMERGDRVVVHLQKDKQAVRGDRFTVYEPSDLLRHPLTGEKLGYILDYHGTLEILKHLKKNYYEAKVINAIRTINVKDPVIPYEPISPCIQPLPAEEKLIANIVAVKDQNLAIGQNTIVYLNKGFNQGIRRGNLFEVLNIKKVSDSDFEGKDFFGTIGEMLKSDSLADIYSRLTKKTTLFEDPLGTLLILESRPDTSTGIILTSRKNLLNGSFVRALSWTETPPIFSKLGRCALK, encoded by the coding sequence ATGCAAGAAAAGGAGCAAGGTCGTCTTTGCAGGTTTTTTTTAGGTCTCATGATAGCCGGGGCTGTGATCTTTTTTGTTTCCTCTTTTTCTTCGGCGTTTGAAGATACTTACACGGTCCAGGAAGGAGATACCCTTTGGTCAATTTGTGAAACCTATTACGGAGATGCCAATCTGTGGCCCAAGCTCTGGGAAATGAACCCTTTCATTACAAATCCCCATTTCCTCCGTCCGGGCGACAGGATCAGGCTTTTGGAAAGAGCGCCTGTTGAAAAACCTAAAAGTTGTAGTGCTTCGGAACCGGTCCAGCCCGAACCCTTCACGGAAATGGCGGGCATCAATGTATCCTCCCTTACGACGATCTCCACTATAGGCCGATTATCACGAGAAAAAGTTCAGCCCTGGGGAACCATCTTTTCCTCTTATTCCAGCAAACTCATGATGGAAAGAGGAGACAGGGTCGTAGTCCATCTCCAAAAAGACAAACAAGCCGTGAGAGGTGATCGATTTACGGTTTACGAGCCCTCTGATTTGCTACGGCATCCTCTTACTGGTGAAAAATTGGGGTATATCCTGGATTACCATGGTACACTTGAAATATTGAAGCACTTGAAAAAGAACTACTATGAAGCCAAGGTGATCAATGCCATTCGAACCATCAATGTCAAAGATCCAGTGATTCCATATGAACCTATTTCTCCATGTATACAGCCCCTTCCGGCTGAAGAGAAATTGATCGCTAATATTGTGGCGGTAAAAGATCAAAACTTGGCCATCGGACAGAATACCATCGTTTATCTCAACAAGGGATTCAACCAGGGTATCCGCAGGGGAAACCTGTTTGAAGTGCTCAATATCAAAAAGGTGAGTGATTCTGATTTTGAAGGAAAAGATTTTTTTGGAACAATCGGGGAAATGCTGAAATCCGACTCACTTGCAGATATTTACAGTCGGTTGACCAAGAAAACCACCCTTTTTGAAGATCCCCTCGGTACCCTGTTGATACTGGAATCAAGGCCCGATACTTCAACCGGGATTATTCTCACTTCAAGGAAGAACCTCCTTAACGGCTCTTTCGTAAGGGCCCTGTCCTGGACTGAAACACCTCCCATTTTCTCGAAACTCGGGCGATGCGCCCTTAAATAG
- a CDS encoding asparaginase, whose amino-acid sequence MKIKIFTTGGTIDKVYFDQKSVYQVGNPKVMDVLAEARVNFEYEVVSIMQKDSLDMNEEDRRLILDTIRRDDCNRVVVTHGTDTMIETAKTLRAITDKVIVLTGSIQPARFKSSDAEFNIGCAIGAVQCLPPGVYIAMNGRIFDPEKVRKNFELNRFEDLPCS is encoded by the coding sequence GTGAAGATCAAGATATTTACGACAGGCGGCACGATCGATAAGGTTTACTTCGACCAGAAAAGTGTCTACCAGGTGGGAAACCCAAAGGTCATGGATGTCCTTGCTGAGGCAAGGGTCAACTTTGAATACGAGGTGGTTTCCATCATGCAGAAGGACAGCCTGGACATGAACGAGGAAGATCGCCGGTTGATCCTGGACACCATTCGACGGGACGATTGCAACCGTGTGGTCGTCACCCATGGAACGGATACCATGATCGAGACGGCGAAGACGCTCCGGGCCATCACGGACAAGGTGATCGTCCTTACCGGATCCATCCAGCCGGCGCGATTCAAGTCAAGCGATGCGGAATTCAATATCGGATGTGCAATCGGTGCAGTCCAGTGCCTTCCTCCCGGGGTCTACATCGCGATGAACGGACGCATTTTTGATCCGGAGAAGGTGAGAAAGAATTTCGAACTCAACCGGTTTGAAGACCTGCCATGTTCTTGA
- the lspA gene encoding signal peptidase II, which translates to MNTSLARIVFPAAVVLVLDQVSKLLLVRTIPLYGSVSVIEGVFNLVHTRNRGVAFGFLNSAEPGLAQVFLIAITLAAMALLISWFFRIKDREPRLIFPLALVLGGAAGNLVDRIRQGEIIDFLDFHYGAYHWPAFNLADSAISVGTFLLAVFILLQRPSSSQRNPLSPKMHRK; encoded by the coding sequence ATGAACACGAGCCTTGCGCGTATAGTCTTTCCCGCTGCAGTGGTCCTTGTTTTGGATCAGGTGAGTAAGCTCCTCCTCGTCCGAACCATCCCACTTTATGGTTCCGTCAGCGTAATTGAGGGAGTTTTCAATTTAGTGCACACCCGTAACCGTGGGGTCGCCTTTGGATTCCTGAACAGCGCGGAACCTGGCCTTGCCCAGGTTTTTCTTATAGCTATCACACTTGCGGCGATGGCCCTCTTGATTTCCTGGTTCTTTAGAATCAAAGACAGAGAACCGCGCCTTATTTTCCCATTGGCCTTGGTCTTGGGAGGAGCCGCTGGAAATCTTGTGGATCGAATCCGGCAGGGAGAAATCATCGATTTTCTCGATTTCCATTACGGGGCATACCATTGGCCGGCATTCAACTTGGCCGACTCTGCCATTTCAGTCGGGACCTTTCTGTTGGCCGTTTTCATACTATTGCAGCGTCCATCCTCTTCGCAAAGAAATCCTCTTTCACCAAAAATGCACAGGAAATGA